One part of the Mycolicibacterium aromaticivorans JS19b1 = JCM 16368 genome encodes these proteins:
- a CDS encoding MBL fold metallo-hydrolase: MTLDSLRELDALTVEVISDNVSDTYVTKTPFAASEFDNVVKGGTKTIAGESLLVANLGYGLRLRSRIADDERAILFDAGTEPAAFVRNCENLHLDLGIVEEIAISHGHWDHMGALIAAIDKIIMSRGSVVVHVNPGMFVKRGIRLSNGQTIPVAAVPSEAEMREHGATVVNNGEARLLLDGQLYYSGEIPRVTAFEKGRVDHLCRPDDATGDWRPDPLLLDERMLIAHVRDLGLVIFSACSHAGIVNVCTEAHRLFPDIPIHAVMGGLHLGGVMERVIPQTVAGLAPFDIGHIIAGHCTGWRAVHALAEAYGDHVSQSAVGTSYHFQAP; encoded by the coding sequence ATGACACTCGATAGCCTTCGAGAGCTGGACGCATTGACGGTCGAGGTGATCAGCGACAACGTCAGCGACACCTACGTGACCAAAACCCCTTTCGCGGCATCAGAATTCGACAACGTAGTCAAAGGCGGCACCAAGACCATCGCCGGCGAGTCCCTATTGGTCGCCAATCTCGGCTACGGTCTGCGGTTGCGGTCCAGGATCGCCGACGATGAACGGGCGATCCTGTTTGACGCCGGCACTGAGCCCGCGGCCTTTGTCCGCAACTGCGAAAATCTCCACCTCGACCTTGGGATAGTCGAGGAGATCGCAATCAGCCACGGACACTGGGATCACATGGGCGCCTTGATCGCAGCCATCGACAAGATCATCATGTCGCGGGGATCCGTTGTGGTGCATGTCAATCCGGGGATGTTCGTCAAACGCGGCATTCGACTCTCCAACGGCCAGACCATTCCCGTCGCAGCCGTGCCCAGTGAGGCCGAGATGCGCGAGCACGGGGCGACCGTTGTCAACAACGGTGAAGCCCGCCTGTTGCTGGACGGACAGCTCTACTACAGCGGTGAGATCCCTCGAGTGACCGCGTTTGAGAAAGGGCGCGTCGATCACCTATGCCGACCCGACGACGCGACTGGTGATTGGCGGCCCGATCCCCTTTTGCTCGACGAGCGGATGCTCATCGCACACGTTCGCGATCTAGGACTAGTCATCTTCAGTGCCTGCTCCCACGCTGGCATCGTCAACGTGTGTACCGAAGCCCACCGACTGTTCCCCGACATTCCAATTCACGCCGTCATGGGTGGTCTGCATCTCGGCGGGGTCATGGAGCGGGTCATCCCCCAAACAGTCGCGGGGTTAGCCCCCTTCGACATTGGACACATCATTGCCGGCCACTGCACCGGCTGGCGAGCGGTACACGCCCTCGCCGAGGCCTACGGTGACCACGTCAGCCAATCCGCGGTCGGAACAAGCTATCACTTCCAAGCGCCCTGA
- a CDS encoding nucleoside deaminase: MIADELLVRAALDAAGLAGSEDVPIGAVVFGPDGTELARAANAREKLGDPTAHAEILALRAAAQVYGDGWRLAGTTLAVTVEPCTMCAGALVMARVARVVFGAWEPKTGAAGSLWDVVRDRRLTHRPEVRGGVLAEECAALLEGFFARQRDLG; encoded by the coding sequence GTGATCGCCGACGAACTTCTGGTGCGCGCGGCCCTCGACGCCGCCGGACTGGCCGGGTCCGAGGATGTGCCGATCGGTGCGGTGGTCTTCGGCCCGGACGGCACCGAGTTGGCCCGGGCAGCCAATGCGCGCGAGAAGCTGGGTGACCCGACCGCCCACGCCGAGATCTTGGCGCTGCGGGCGGCGGCCCAGGTGTACGGCGACGGCTGGCGGCTGGCGGGGACGACCCTGGCGGTGACCGTCGAGCCGTGCACGATGTGCGCGGGCGCGCTGGTGATGGCCCGGGTGGCGCGCGTGGTGTTCGGCGCGTGGGAGCCCAAAACCGGTGCGGCGGGCTCACTTTGGGACGTGGTGCGCGACCGGCGGCTGACGCATCGGCCGGAGGTGCGCGGGGGAGTGCTCGCCGAGGAGTGCGCCGCACTATTGGAGGGCTTTTTTGCTCGTCAGCGCGATTTGGGTTAG
- a CDS encoding tRNA adenosine deaminase-associated protein, with translation MEAQRAQNSPGSEAPDGFGVAVVREDGKWRCSAMSAKVLTSLTAAETELRELRSAGAVFGLLDIDDEFFLIVRPAPSGTRLLLSDATAALDYDIAAEALETLDADISPEDLEDADPFEEGDLGVLADIGLPEPVLSVILDETDLYADEQLGRIAREMGFADELSAVLDRLDR, from the coding sequence ATGGAAGCACAGCGAGCCCAGAACAGCCCCGGGTCGGAGGCCCCGGACGGCTTCGGGGTCGCCGTGGTTCGCGAAGACGGCAAGTGGCGTTGCTCGGCAATGAGCGCAAAGGTTTTGACCAGCCTGACTGCCGCCGAAACGGAGTTGCGAGAATTGCGCAGCGCCGGCGCGGTGTTCGGGCTGCTGGACATCGACGACGAGTTCTTCTTGATCGTGCGGCCGGCGCCGTCCGGTACCCGGCTGCTGTTGTCGGACGCCACAGCGGCGTTGGATTACGACATTGCTGCCGAAGCGCTGGAGACTCTGGACGCCGACATTTCGCCGGAAGATCTCGAAGATGCCGACCCCTTTGAAGAGGGTGACCTCGGCGTCCTGGCCGATATCGGGCTGCCCGAGCCGGTGCTGAGCGTGATTCTCGACGAGACCGATCTGTACGCCGACGAACAACTCGGCCGGATCGCGCGGGAGATGGGTTTCGCCGACGAGCTGTCAGCAGTGCTCGACCGCCTCGATCGGTGA
- a CDS encoding putative glycolipid-binding domain-containing protein has translation MSAANDATESAWPAILTWRAHDDSRMESARVQLSGKRIKAYGRIVAAAAETNPAFSASYDLVTDETGATKRLSMSVTLAERDRQLSIARDEEGMWLVTDHQGQSRGAYDGALDVDVVFSPFFNALPIRRTGLYQRVDSVTLPVVYVSLPDLTVQQATISYGSSGPDAGDGIKLHSPVADTTITVDADGFIVDYPGLAERI, from the coding sequence GTGAGTGCAGCCAACGACGCGACAGAAAGCGCCTGGCCGGCGATCCTGACCTGGCGCGCGCACGACGATTCGCGGATGGAGTCCGCCCGGGTCCAGCTATCGGGCAAGCGGATCAAGGCCTATGGCCGCATCGTCGCCGCGGCCGCCGAGACCAACCCGGCCTTCAGCGCTTCCTACGACCTGGTGACCGACGAGACCGGCGCGACCAAACGGCTGTCCATGAGCGTCACCCTCGCCGAGCGGGACCGGCAGCTGTCGATCGCCCGCGACGAGGAAGGCATGTGGCTGGTCACCGATCACCAGGGCCAGTCGCGGGGCGCCTACGACGGGGCGTTGGACGTCGACGTCGTCTTCAGCCCGTTCTTCAACGCGCTGCCGATCCGGCGTACCGGCCTGTACCAGCGCGTCGATTCGGTGACGCTGCCGGTGGTGTACGTGAGTTTGCCCGACCTGACCGTCCAGCAGGCCACCATCAGCTACGGCAGCTCCGGTCCGGACGCCGGGGACGGCATCAAGCTGCACTCGCCGGTCGCCGACACCACGATCACGGTCGACGCCGACGGCTTTATTGTCGACTACCCAGGACTGGCAGAGCGGATCTGA
- a CDS encoding ABC transporter permease, with the protein MNYLLTHLDKAWALTVIHLRLSLVPVVLGLVIAVPVGAYVWRTTALRRVTTVTASIIFTIPSLALFVVLPLIIPTRILDEANVIVALTLYTTALLVRAVPEALDAVPAQVRDAATAVGYTSVSRMLKVELPLSIPVLIAGLRVVAVTNISMVSVGSVIGIGGLGTWFTEGYQADKSDQIIAGIIAIFLLAIVIDVLILLAGRLITPWARAKASS; encoded by the coding sequence ATGAACTACCTACTGACCCATCTCGACAAGGCGTGGGCGCTGACCGTGATCCACCTGCGGCTGTCCCTGGTTCCGGTGGTGCTGGGTCTGGTGATCGCGGTGCCGGTGGGCGCCTACGTCTGGCGGACGACCGCTCTGCGCCGGGTGACCACGGTGACGGCCAGCATCATCTTCACCATCCCGTCGCTGGCACTGTTCGTGGTGCTGCCGCTGATCATCCCGACCCGGATCCTCGACGAGGCCAATGTCATCGTCGCGCTGACCCTCTACACCACCGCGTTGTTGGTGCGGGCGGTGCCCGAAGCGCTGGACGCGGTACCGGCGCAGGTACGCGACGCCGCCACCGCGGTTGGCTATACCTCGGTGTCGAGGATGCTCAAAGTCGAACTGCCGCTGTCGATTCCGGTCCTGATCGCCGGTCTGCGGGTGGTCGCGGTGACCAACATCTCGATGGTGTCGGTGGGTTCGGTCATCGGCATCGGCGGGCTGGGAACCTGGTTCACCGAGGGCTACCAGGCCGACAAGAGTGATCAGATCATCGCAGGCATCATCGCGATCTTCCTGCTCGCGATCGTCATCGACGTACTGATCCTGTTGGCCGGTCGCCTGATCACCCCGTGGGCCCGGGCCAAGGCGAGCTCATGA
- a CDS encoding prephenate dehydrogenase, with translation MCVLGLGLIGGSVLRAAVGAGREALGYNRSVEGAQGARFDGFSATTDLTEALSWAADREALIVLAVPMPAVSQLLSHIKDVAGECPLTDVISVKRAVLDAVREAGLLDRYVGGHPMAGTAHSGWSAGDAGLFAGAPWVLTVDEHVDARVWEQVMHLALDCHAVVVPATSDEHDAAAASISHLPHLLAEALAETAGEVPLAFALAAGSFRDGTRVAATAPDLVRAMCEANAEQLLPTLDRALELLNQARASLADRGSVADLVEAGHAARARYDSFSRPQIVTIAIGEEDWRAELAAAGRAGGVIRSALPVLGSRQ, from the coding sequence GTGTGCGTCCTCGGTCTCGGGCTCATCGGTGGCTCGGTGTTGCGAGCGGCGGTCGGTGCCGGGCGTGAAGCACTCGGCTACAACCGATCCGTCGAGGGCGCCCAGGGTGCGCGGTTCGACGGTTTCTCCGCCACCACCGATCTGACCGAGGCATTGTCGTGGGCCGCCGACCGCGAAGCGTTGATCGTCCTGGCCGTGCCCATGCCGGCGGTGTCGCAATTGCTCAGCCACATCAAGGACGTCGCCGGCGAATGCCCCCTTACCGACGTCATCAGCGTCAAGCGCGCGGTGCTCGACGCGGTCCGCGAGGCCGGCCTGCTTGACCGCTACGTCGGCGGCCACCCGATGGCCGGCACCGCCCACTCCGGTTGGAGCGCGGGCGACGCCGGACTGTTCGCGGGAGCGCCGTGGGTCCTCACCGTCGACGAGCACGTCGATGCCCGGGTGTGGGAGCAGGTCATGCACCTGGCGCTGGACTGCCATGCCGTCGTGGTCCCCGCCACGTCCGACGAGCACGACGCGGCGGCTGCCAGCATTTCGCACTTACCGCACCTGCTCGCCGAGGCATTGGCGGAGACGGCGGGCGAGGTGCCGCTGGCATTTGCTCTGGCGGCCGGCTCATTTCGGGACGGTACGCGGGTCGCGGCAACGGCCCCCGATCTGGTGCGGGCCATGTGCGAGGCGAACGCCGAGCAACTGCTGCCCACCCTCGACCGCGCGCTGGAGTTACTGAACCAGGCCCGCGCATCGCTGGCCGACAGAGGCTCGGTGGCCGATCTGGTCGAGGCCGGCCATGCCGCCCGCGCCCGCTACGACAGCTTCTCGCGCCCGCAGATCGTGACCATCGCGATCGGGGAAGAGGATTGGCGCGCCGAACTCGCCGCCGCCGGTCGCGCCGGCGGCGTGATCAGATCCGCTCTGCCAGTCCTGGGTAGTCGACAATAA
- a CDS encoding ABC transporter permease: MNFLQEALAYILTGANWGGRAGLAVRIAEHLQYTAVAVVISALIAIPVGLLIGHTGRGTFLVVTGVNALRALPTLGVLLLGVLLWGLGLLPPTVALMLLGIPPLLAGTYAGIANVDPAVVDAARSMGMTETRVLLRVEVPNALPLILGGLRTATLQVVATATVAAYASLGGLGRYLIDGIKVRQFYLALVGALLVTVLALVLDALLALAVWASVPGSGRFRRMPQPLLDDEVSLDARVPTSQMSRTSRPGYERGGPSHTVDG; encoded by the coding sequence ATGAACTTCCTGCAGGAAGCCCTCGCCTACATCCTCACCGGCGCCAACTGGGGCGGCCGGGCCGGTTTGGCGGTCCGCATCGCCGAGCACCTGCAGTACACCGCCGTCGCCGTCGTCATCTCCGCGCTCATCGCGATCCCCGTCGGTCTGCTGATCGGACACACCGGGCGTGGCACCTTCCTGGTGGTCACCGGGGTCAACGCGCTGCGGGCACTGCCGACCCTGGGCGTACTGCTGCTCGGGGTCTTGCTGTGGGGGCTCGGGCTGCTCCCGCCGACCGTCGCGCTCATGCTGCTGGGCATACCGCCACTGCTGGCAGGCACCTATGCCGGGATCGCGAACGTCGACCCGGCGGTCGTGGACGCCGCCCGGTCGATGGGCATGACTGAGACCAGGGTTTTGCTGCGGGTCGAGGTGCCCAATGCGCTGCCGCTGATTCTGGGCGGGCTGCGCACGGCCACCCTGCAGGTGGTGGCGACGGCGACGGTGGCCGCCTACGCCAGCCTCGGTGGCCTGGGGCGCTACCTCATCGACGGCATCAAGGTCCGGCAGTTCTACCTCGCCTTGGTCGGTGCGTTGCTGGTGACCGTGCTGGCCCTGGTGCTCGATGCGCTGCTGGCGCTGGCCGTGTGGGCTTCGGTGCCCGGCTCGGGCCGATTCCGGCGGATGCCGCAACCGTTGCTCGACGACGAGGTCAGTTTGGATGCACGCGTACCCACATCACAGATGAGCCGCACTTCCCGACCTGGTTACGAACGGGGCGGCCCGTCGCATACGGTAGACGGGTGA
- a CDS encoding ABC transporter ATP-binding protein, producing the protein MITFANVTKTYPDGTVAVDDLSMEVPTGTLTVFVGPSGCGKTTSMRMINRMIEPTAGTITVDGRDIAGVNPVKLRLGIGYVIQSGGLMPHQRVIDNVATVPVLKGESRRAARKAAYTVLERVGLDPKLGDRYPAQLSGGQQQRVGVARALAADPPVLLMDEPFSAVDPVVRDELQAEILRLQGELQKTIVFVTHDIDEAIKLGDRVAVFGPGGTLQQYDAPARLLSNPANEFVSGFIGADRGYRGLQFRQASGLPLHDIQTVTEAEIDALTLAPGDWRLVTRDDGRPYAWLDADGVQLHRGGSSLYDSTIAGGSLFTPGATLRLALDAALSSPAGLGVAVDDGGQVIGGVRADDVLEALEAQRTPAGQERSDSGGG; encoded by the coding sequence ATGATCACCTTCGCCAACGTCACGAAGACCTACCCGGACGGCACCGTCGCGGTCGATGACCTGAGCATGGAGGTGCCGACGGGCACGCTGACGGTATTCGTCGGGCCCTCGGGCTGCGGCAAGACGACATCCATGCGGATGATCAACCGGATGATCGAGCCCACTGCCGGGACGATCACCGTCGACGGCCGCGACATCGCCGGCGTCAACCCGGTCAAGCTGCGGCTCGGCATCGGCTATGTCATCCAGAGCGGCGGGCTGATGCCGCACCAGCGGGTGATCGACAACGTGGCAACGGTGCCGGTGCTCAAGGGCGAGTCCCGGCGGGCCGCCCGCAAGGCCGCCTACACGGTGCTGGAGCGAGTGGGTCTCGATCCCAAGCTCGGTGATCGCTATCCCGCGCAGCTGTCGGGTGGGCAACAGCAGCGCGTCGGCGTGGCCCGCGCGCTGGCCGCCGATCCGCCGGTGCTGCTGATGGACGAGCCGTTCTCGGCGGTCGACCCGGTGGTGCGTGATGAGTTGCAGGCCGAAATCCTGCGGCTGCAAGGCGAATTGCAGAAGACCATCGTCTTCGTCACTCATGACATCGACGAGGCGATCAAACTCGGTGACCGGGTCGCGGTGTTCGGGCCCGGGGGCACCTTGCAGCAATATGACGCCCCGGCCCGGCTGTTGTCCAATCCGGCAAACGAATTCGTCTCCGGGTTCATCGGCGCCGACCGCGGCTACCGTGGCCTGCAGTTCCGCCAGGCCTCCGGATTGCCGCTGCACGACATCCAGACCGTCACCGAGGCCGAGATCGATGCGCTGACGCTCGCGCCGGGGGACTGGCGACTGGTCACCCGCGACGACGGCCGGCCCTACGCCTGGCTGGACGCCGACGGGGTGCAACTGCACCGGGGCGGAAGCTCGTTGTACGACAGCACAATTGCGGGCGGATCACTGTTCACTCCCGGCGCTACGCTGCGCCTGGCTCTTGATGCGGCGCTGTCCTCCCCGGCCGGACTGGGAGTTGCCGTCGACGACGGCGGTCAGGTGATCGGCGGGGTCAGGGCCGACGACGTTCTGGAAGCGTTAGAGGCCCAACGGACCCCGGCGGGGCAGGAGCGCAGCGACTCGGGCGGTGGTTGA